TCAGAGAGATTAGAGAAAGAATGCGCGAAGATGTTGAGAAGTTAGAGTTTAAACTTAACTTCTTAAACTTCATTGCTGGACCGGTTTTAGCCGTCCTATTTGCAGCATTGGTGTGGGCGCGGCGGCGTAAAAAAACCCTCTAGAAGAGCCCTTCTACAAAGCCATTATCATCAAGCATGATTGCTTCAGCTGATGGGACACGCGGCAAGCCCGGCATGGTCATGATCTCGCCGCAGATTGCAACAATGAACCCTGCACCGGCTGAAAGTCTAACTTCGCGAATTGGCAATGAATGGCCCGTTGGCGCTCCACGCAAGTTTGGATCTGTTGAGAAAGAGTATTGAGTCTTCGCCATACAGACTGGCAGGTTGCCATAACCAGCCTCTTCCCACTGATGCAATTGATTACGGATCTTCTTGTCAGCTAGAACCTCATCGGCACGGTAAATACGCTTTGCAATGGTCTCCATTTTTTTAAACAAAGATATGTCATCAGGATAAAGAGGTGCGAATTGCGCGCTGCCTTTATCGATCATCTTTACAACCTTGTTTGCAAGATCTTCGGTGCCTTTTGAACCATGCGCCCAATGCTTACAAAGAACAGCTTCTGCGCCTTGTGTTGAAACATAGGCTTTGACAGCTTCAACTTCTGCGTCCGTATCCGCGATAAAATGGTTGATCGCAACAATAACGGGAACGCCGAACTGTTTGATGTTTTCAATATGGCGGCCGAGGTTTGCACAGCCCTTCTTCACCGCATCAACATTCTCATTGTTCAAATCTCCTTTAGCAACACCCCCGTTCATCTTCATAGCGCGGACCGTTGCAACGAGGACAACTGCGTCTGGCGCAATGCCGGCTTTGCGACACTTGATGTTGAGGAATTTCTCTGCGCCCAAATCAGCACCAAAGCCTGCTTCTGTGACAACATAATCAGCAATTTTAAGCGCTGTTTTTGTTGCAACAACAGAGTTACAGCCATGAGCGATGTTAGCGAAAGGGCCGCCATGTACGAAGGCAGGATTGTT
This is a stretch of genomic DNA from Hyphomicrobiales bacterium. It encodes these proteins:
- a CDS encoding formate--tetrahydrofolate ligase codes for the protein MTVKSDIQIAREANKKPIQEIGAKLGIGSDDLLPFGHDKAKVSEDFIKSVQGNKDGKLILVTAINPTPAGEGKTTTTVGLGDGLNAIGKKTAVCIREASLGPCFGMKGGAAGGGYAQVVPMEEMNLHFTGDFHAITSAHNLLSAMIDNHIYWGNSLEIDTRRVVWRRVMDMNDRALREITASLGGVSNGFPREAGFDITVASEVMAILCLSNDLADLQERLGNIIVAYRRDKTPVFCRDIKADGAMTVLLQQAMQPNLVQTLENNPAFVHGGPFANIAHGCNSVVATKTALKIADYVVTEAGFGADLGAEKFLNIKCRKAGIAPDAVVLVATVRAMKMNGGVAKGDLNNENVDAVKKGCANLGRHIENIKQFGVPVIVAINHFIADTDAEVEAVKAYVSTQGAEAVLCKHWAHGSKGTEDLANKVVKMIDKGSAQFAPLYPDDISLFKKMETIAKRIYRADEVLADKKIRNQLHQWEEAGYGNLPVCMAKTQYSFSTDPNLRGAPTGHSLPIREVRLSAGAGFIVAICGEIMTMPGLPRVPSAEAIMLDDNGFVEGLF